The sequence TCAGTTCGTTCTATATGGACGATGCCGAAATATCGAACCATGAATACCGGCAGTATGTCAATGCGCTGCTGGCCGACTCTGTCTCCGTATTAGGAGAGGAGGAAATCATGGCGAAGTATTATCCTGATACAACTGTCTGGAAAAACGACTTCACCTACCACAATGGTGACCCGATGCTGGAGCATTATTATGCGCACCCAGCTTTCGACACCTATCCGGTAGTTGGCGTAAGCTGGATCGCTGCCAAACACTTTTGCCAGTGGCGTACCAACACGCTCGATGATTTCCGCACCAAAGATGGCGGCTATCGTTCGTTTGGGTTCCGGCTCCCGTCGGAAGCTGAGTGGGAATGGGCTGCCCGTGGTGGAAAAAGCGGGGCGAAATATCCCTGGGGGAACCCCTACGTGGCAAATGGTAAAGGTTGCTACTTAGCTAACTTCAAACCGCAGCGTGGTAATTTCGATGCGGATGGTTATCCCTATACCGCTCCTGCTACAGCCTACAGCCCGAATGATTACGGTCTCTACAACATGGCTGGTAACGTAGCTGAATGGTGCCGTGATGCCTACGCCGATAACTCAAACGCTATTGTTTGGGATATGAACCCGGATAACCAGAATGCCGACGAACCTCGTAAAGTTGTTCGGGGTGGTTCATGGAAAGACATTGCTTACTACCTCGAAACAGGTACCCGTTACTACGAATATGAAGATCAGAAACGTTCGTATATAGGTTTCCGCTGTGTAATGGATAACCTCGAAGGACGTGCTGCATCGGGTCGTGGTGGCCGCGTTGGTGGTAGCAGTAAGAGTAAAAGCAGCAAGAAAGCTTCAGCTAAGAAAGCCTAATCCGTAATTAACGCTGGATACTGGACGTTAGAAATAACGTCCAGTGTTGACTGTTCGCGTTCAATGCTCAGAGTACACAAGTCTTAACCACAAAAGTTAGTTACCTATTCCAACCAAATCGCTTATCATGGCAGCAGAAAAGTCCACGAATTTCTTTTGGGATCGTTTAGTACCAACCATTTATAGTGCCGGAGCCGCCGTCGTAATCGCAGGTGCTTGGGCAAAGATTACTCACAACGAACAATTTGGCTGGCTATTAACGGCCGGTCTGTTAACTGAAGTTGTTATCTTCTTATTATACGCTATTCAGAGTTTCACCAATCCTGCCACGGCAGGTGATGGCTACGCCTGGGAGCGCGTTTATCCAGAACTGGCTGAAGATTATAAAGGAGAAGCCCGGAAACCAGCCCCCCAGGCAAACGGCCTGACAGGTAATATGGACCAGATGCTGGCACAGGCAAAAGTAACACCTGATGTGTTTGAGCGCCTTGGTTCAGGCTTTCGCAATTTGAATGATACTGTTTCGAAACTGAGCGACCTCACCGACGCAACTGTTGCTACGAACGATTACGCTCGTAATGTTAAGTCTGCTTCGAGCTCGATCAGCGAAATGAATAAGTCATATGGTACAGCAATTACGGCCATGAACTCAATGGCTGATGCAACTACCGATGCTAAAGATTATCGTGATCAATTCCAGAAAGTGACCAAAAATATGGGCGCACTAAACGCCGTATACGAACTGGAATTGCAGGATGCGAATAAACATCTTAAGGCGATGAATGCCTTTTATGGTAGCCTGACTACTGCGATGGAAAATATGTCTGATGCTAGCCGTGATGCCCAGCAGTTCAAGAGCGAAATGGCAAAACTGACCGGTAATCTGGCGTCGCTTAACACCGTATACGGCAGTATGTTAACTGCCATGCGTGGTAACTAAAATCAGTTGGCTAGTTTACGGTTTGTAGTTCATG comes from Spirosoma aureum and encodes:
- the porK gene encoding T9SS ring complex lipoprotein PorK/GldK, which produces MMKYNWFTANATRVVMVAAVILLMQGCGFIKSKFGGKDGKGGEVGVTNGEITATGRKGWKQPTPYGMVLVPSGSFIMGQADEDVAATQINMNRQVTISSFYMDDAEISNHEYRQYVNALLADSVSVLGEEEIMAKYYPDTTVWKNDFTYHNGDPMLEHYYAHPAFDTYPVVGVSWIAAKHFCQWRTNTLDDFRTKDGGYRSFGFRLPSEAEWEWAARGGKSGAKYPWGNPYVANGKGCYLANFKPQRGNFDADGYPYTAPATAYSPNDYGLYNMAGNVAEWCRDAYADNSNAIVWDMNPDNQNADEPRKVVRGGSWKDIAYYLETGTRYYEYEDQKRSYIGFRCVMDNLEGRAASGRGGRVGGSSKSKSSKKASAKKA
- the porL gene encoding type IX secretion system motor protein PorL/GldL; translated protein: MAAEKSTNFFWDRLVPTIYSAGAAVVIAGAWAKITHNEQFGWLLTAGLLTEVVIFLLYAIQSFTNPATAGDGYAWERVYPELAEDYKGEARKPAPQANGLTGNMDQMLAQAKVTPDVFERLGSGFRNLNDTVSKLSDLTDATVATNDYARNVKSASSSISEMNKSYGTAITAMNSMADATTDAKDYRDQFQKVTKNMGALNAVYELELQDANKHLKAMNAFYGSLTTAMENMSDASRDAQQFKSEMAKLTGNLASLNTVYGSMLTAMRGN